A single genomic interval of Arachis duranensis cultivar V14167 chromosome 7, aradu.V14167.gnm2.J7QH, whole genome shotgun sequence harbors:
- the LOC107496515 gene encoding phytoene synthase 2, chloroplastic produces MSSTTCVVVWVSCGSKLENITTTTHQKSVVKCSNNNNDKIRFTSISSAAVAAASVPSRSSEEKVYEVVLKQAALVREQRKRRTIEIDDDFMTNLHLLNAAYDRCGQVCAEYAKTFFLGTQLMTEERRKAIWAIYVWCRRTDELVDGPNASHITPTALDRWEQRLNDVFQGRPYDMFDAALSHTVSNYPVDIQPFKDMIEGMRMDLRKSRYNNFDELYLYCYYVAGTVGLMSVPVMGIAPDSNSSTETIYNAALALGIANQLTNILRDVGEDARRGRIYLPQDELAQAGLSEEDIFNGKVTDKWRNFMKGQIKRARIFFDEAEKGVSELNSASRWPVWASLLLYRQILDSIEANDYNNFTKRAYVGQAKKLFSLPAAYAKAFLGPPKLTKMIMR; encoded by the exons ATGTCAAGTACTACTTGTGTTGTTGTTTGGGTGAGTTGTGGATCCAAATTAGAGAATATTACAACAACAACTCATCAAAAAAGTGTTGTTAAGTgttctaacaataataatgataagaTCAGATTCACAAGTATTTCAAGTGCGGCAGTGGCAGCAGCATCAGTGCCTTCAAGATCATCGGAGGAGAAGGTGTACGAGGTTGTTCTCAAACAAGCAGCACTTGTCagagaacaaagaaaaagaagaactaTTGAAATTGATGATGATTTCATGACCAACTTGCATCTTTTGAATGCGGCTTATGATCGTTGTGGTCAAGTTTGTGCTGAGTATGCTAAAACTTTCTTCCTTG GCACACAATTGATGACCGAAGAACGCAGAAAAGCCATATGGGCAATTTATg TGTGGTGCAGAAGAACAGATGAACTAGTGGATGGTCCAAATGCATCACATATAACTCCAACAGCATTGGACAGATGGGAGCAGAGATTGAATGATGTCTTCCAAGGTAGACCTTATGATATGTTTGATGCTGCTCTCTCTCACACTGTTTCTAACTACCCTGTTGATATTCAG CCATTTAAGGACATGATAGAAGGGATGAGAATGGACCTAAGAAAATCAAGATACAACAACTTTGATGAGTTGTACCTTTATTGCTACTATGTTGCTGGCACAGTGGGACTCATGAGTGTCCCTGTTATGGGGATTGCACCTGATTCTAACTCTTCCACTGAGACCATTTACAATGCTGCTTTGGCTCTTGGCATTGCAAATCAACTTACCAACATTCTCAGAGATGTTGGAGAAGA TGCAAGAAGAGGAAGAATATATCTGCCACAAGATGAACTAGCACAAGCAGGGCTATCAGAAGAAGACATATTCAATGGAAAAGTAACAGATAAATGGAGGAACTTCATGAAGGGACAAATAAAAAGGGCAAGAATATTCTTTGATGAGGCAGAGAAAGGTGTGTCAGAGTTGAACTCAGCAAGTAGATGGCCTGTTTGGGCTTCATTGTTGTTGTATAGGCAAATCTTGGATTCAATTGAAGCCAATGATTATAACAACTTCACAAAAAGAGCTTATGTTGGACAAGCTAAGAAGCTTTTCTCACTACCTGCTGCTTATGCTAAGGCTTTTTTAGGTCCTCCAAAGTTGACTAAGATGATCATGAGATGA
- the LOC107496514 gene encoding regulatory protein NPR3-like (The RefSeq protein has 5 substitutions, 2 frameshifts, 1 non-frameshifting indel compared to this genomic sequence): MSELVPYGKVGHESFLVFLHYLYTGTLKASPPEVTTCVDETCVHDACRPAIDYALELMYASATFQMKELVLLFQRRLLNFVEKAVVEDVIPVLMAAFHCQLSQLRLQCTQRVARSDLDTTSLEKEFPQEVVDEIKSLRAQSVLESTPAEMEVETLNEKSIRRIHKAMDSDDVELLKLLLNESKVTLNDAYALHYACAYSDSKVIQEVLNLGLADINLRNPRGYSVLHVAARRKDPSILVALLKKGANASDTTPDGQTALVICQRLTRRKDYHEETVQGKESNKDRLCVDVLEREMRRNFKCVTMSDSSETTADDLHMKLDYFENRVAFARLLFPAEARVAIENAEVDSASLDTTSSTLKRAGANREVDLNETPAVRTKKMQLRLQSLQKTVENGRRFFPHCSEVLDNFLEDLIPDVFFLEKGSEEEQRIKKARFMELKDDVQKAFHMDMAENKRHSGLSSSLSSSSSSSRKEGVGHRVRKK, encoded by the exons ATGTCTGAATTGGTGCCTTATGGGAAAGTTGGGCATGAATCCTTCCTtgttttcttgcattatttaTATACAGGGACCCTTAAGGCTTCACCACCAGAAGTAACAACATGTGTTGATGAAACATGTGTCCACGATGCTTGTCGCCCTGCAATCGATTATGCTTTGGAGCTCATGTATGCCTCTGCCACTTTCCAGATGAAAGAGCTTGTTTTGCTTTTTCAG CGGCGCCTTCTAAACTTTGTGGAGAAAGCTGTAGTGGAAGATGTGATTCCTGTTCTTATGGCAGCCTTCCACTGTCAATTAAGCCAGCTTCGCTTGCAATGCACTCAAAGAGTAGCAAGGTCTGATCTTGACACCACATCTTTGGAAAAGGAGTTCCCTCAGGAAGTTGTGGACGAAATCAAGTCGCTGCGAGCACAATCTGTGCTGGAATCCACACCAGCAGAAATGGAAGTGGAGACTTTGAATGAAAAGAGTATCAGGAGAATCCATAAGGCAATGGACTCGGATGATGTCGAGCTACTTAAGCTTCTTTTGAATGAGTCTAAGGTCACTCTAAATGATGCTTATGCACTTCACTATGCATGTGCCTATAGTGATTCTAAGGTTATTCAAGAGGTTCTTAATCTAGGCTTGGCTGATATTAACCTTAGAAATCCCCGAGGATATTCAGTTCTTCATGTCGCTGCAAGGCGAAAGGATCCATCCATTTTGGTAGCACTGCTGAAGAAAGGGGCCAATGCATCAGATACTACTCCTGATGGACAAACAGCTCTTGTGATTTGTCAGAGGTTGACGCGGCGCAAGGATTATCATGAGGAAACCGTGCAGGGCAAGGAATCTAACAAAGACAGGCTCTGTGTTGATGTTCTTGAGCGAGAAATGAGAAGAAATTTCAAGTGTGTGACTATGTCTGATTCATCTGAGACAACTGCTGATGATTTGCATATGAAGCTGGATTACTTTGAAAATCGAGGTAGCGAATTCTT AACA ATTGAGAATGCTGAGGTGGATTCAGCCTCGTTGGATACAACATCATCGACTTTGAAGCGTGCAGGCGCTAATCGCGAAGTAGACCTGAATGAAACTCCGGCTGTTCGAACCAAAAAGATGCAACTAAGATTGCAATCCCTTCAAAAAACAG TTGAGAATGGTAGGCGCTTCTTTCCCCATTGCTCTGAGGTGCTTGACAATTTCTTGGAGGACCTCATACCAGATGTTTTCTTCCTAGAGAAGGGCTCAGAAGAAGAGCAGCGAATCAAGAAGGCGCGATTCATGGAGCTCAAAGACGACGTCCAGAAGGCATTTCACATGGATATGGCCGAAAACAAACGCCATTCTGGTTTGTCATCGTCCttgtcttcctcttcttcgtcGTCTCGCAAGGAAGGTGTTGGCCATAGAGTGAGGAAAAAGTGA
- the LOC107496570 gene encoding cleavage stimulating factor 64, whose product MSEKRIGGEGLSANLAGMSKNQLYDIMSQMKNLIEQNQQQARQILIQNPMLTKALFQAQIMLGMVQPPQAVPKVQPIVPQNTQPSPQPNVQPAPLLPGQGGSQDQAGVSQPQIPLRKHPNQPPPLVSSTAVPAMSHQSQPMAAHSSQMPQQPKGHLAPQVGSGPLPQSSQLPNVPTPSLHSSAQPLQTPGFSHMPLQPPLPPQHRPPSVPNYHSQYPPQMGASVGFQHAGAPHNLSQSMFLPGIKPPSSGGSTFPQGQTPLLPSQQSSQSHYQVGNMPLGPDFGSQAGSAMHVDRGSSWMPGPSENPAPLSVPPGPPSVVPGLMGAANQPLRPPALTPEMEKALLQQVMSLTPEQINLLPPEQRNQVLQLQQMLRQ is encoded by the exons ATGTCGGAAAAACGGATCGGCGGCGAGGGTTTATCGGCCAACCTGGCCGGAATGTCGAAGAACCAACTGTACGATATAATGTCTCAGATGAAGAATCTGATTGAACAGAACCAGCAACAAGCCAGGCAGATCCTCATCCAGAACCCTATGTTAACCAAAGCTCTCTTCCAg GCACAAATTATGCTTGGAATGGTGCAACCACCTCAAGCG GTTCCAAAGGTTCAGCCAATTGTACCGCAAAACACTCAGCCGTCGCCGCAGCCGAACGTTCAGCCTGCCCCTTTATTGCCTGGGCAAGGTGGTTCTCAGGATCAAGCAGGTGTATCACAACCCCAAATTCCTCTGCGAAAACACCCAAACCAACCTCCACCACTGGTCTCGTCAACTGCTGTTCCTGCAATGAGTCATCAATCTCAGCCAATGGCCGCACACTCTTCCCAAATGCCACAGCAACCTAAAGGACATCTGGCTCCCCAAGTGGGTTCGGGGCCACTTCCACAATCGTCACAACTTCCAAACGTACCGACCCCTTCGCTCCATTCATCTGCACAACCATTGCAGACTCCTGGATTTTCACATATGCCTCTGCAACCACCATTGCCACCGCAGCACCGACCACCATCAGTACCTAATTACCATTCCCAGTACCCTCCACAAATGGGTGCCAGTGTGGGTTTTCAACATGCTGGTGCTCCTCACAATCTTTCGCAATCCATGTTTCTT CCAGGTATAAAACCACCTTCAAGTGGTGGATCCACATTTCCACAGGGGCAGACCCCCCTGCTTCCAAGTCAACAATCGTCGCAGTCGCATTATCAG GTTGGGAATATGCCTTTAGGGCCTGATTTTGGCAGTCAAGCTGGAAGTGCAATGCACGTTGATAGAGGGTCTTCTTGGATGCCTGGTCCTTCGGAAAACCCAGCACCGCTTTCTGTGCCTCCAGGACCACCATCTGTAGTGCCTGGTTTGATGGGAGCTGCTAATCAGCCACTTCGGCCTCCTGCG TTGACCCCGGAGATGGAGAAGGCACTACTTCAACAAGTCATGAGTCTCACACCAGAGCAGATAAATCTACTTCCTCCAGAACAAAGAAATCAAGTGCTGCAGCTTCAACAGATGTTGCGTCAATGA
- the LOC107496429 gene encoding VQ motif-containing protein 20-like — MAPPPLHLHSKRESGGTAMPAMKNKTTNTTTHLKINKESHCISKNQNQNHNKQQQQRQPVIIYTHSPRVIETNPRDFMQLVQKLTGLPRDKRQQEEEQPVVVEEELEDETTSSSSPPILTEEYINSCVAPPPPPPPPLMEPMTMMPNYFNTLPPPLFGPDSPEFLLSSNSNCSSNNNNKAPFNFNYADPFFF; from the coding sequence ATGGCCCCTCCGCCATTGCATTTGCACTCGAAGAGAGAAAGCGGTGGCACCGCCATGCCGGCGATGAAGAACAAAACCACCAACACCACCACGCATCTCAAGATCAACAAGGAATCTCATTGCATCAGcaagaatcagaatcagaatcacaACAAGCAGCAACAGCAACGGCAACCGGTGATAATATACACGCATTCTCCTAGGGTTATTGAGACGAACCCTCGCGATTTCATGCAATTGGTTCAAAAACTCACCGGCCTCCCTCGCGACAAACGGCAGCAGGAGGAGGAGCAACCGGTCGTGGTGGAGGAGGAGCTGGAGGATGAAACCACGTCGTCATCGTCGCCGCCGATTTTGACGGAGGAGTATATAAACTCATGTGTCGCGCCTCCtccgccgccgccgccgccgtTGATGGAGCCAATGACGATGATGCCTAATTACTTCAATACATTGCCGCCGCCGCTGTTTGGGCCCGATTCGCCGGAGTTTCTTCTCTCGTCCAACTCTAACTGCAgctccaataataataataaggcgCCATTTAACTTTAACTACGCCGATCCCTTTTTCTTCTGA
- the LOC107496557 gene encoding uncharacterized protein LOC107496557: MMPNFLISRLASSFKTLNLNNPKSQLNLLQQHKSHLIFFNSLATKDTKRPKDHNFTISYLIAECGFSPETAALLSQKVQFKTPEKPNAVLALLRQYGFSDTQIAKFIQKRPLFLLTDAEKIIKPKLMFFSSIGIPRVLLPKLVIENQNLLARSLEKCLIPRYEVLKSVVRSEQEIVCSLKRGAMAFVLCDVMKNLIPNTKVLRDLGVPQSSISLLVMFHPSEAFMNHERFAKCVKLAKEMGFDPNKCNFISAVHVLSHMDCAKMDRKMKSLEKWGWSKEVSLSSFRKFPTFMSYSPERIGRAMRFLVEDMGWSSEDIARFPTTLGYSLEKRVIPRCHVIKVLKSKRLVKDQLCLATFMCMKEEEFLEDFVTKYLDQVPLLPKVYQGLVDYKDLL; this comes from the coding sequence ATGATGCCCAATTTTCTCATTTCAAGGTTAGCTTCTTCCTTTAAAACCCTAAATCTCAACAACCCcaaatcccaattgaatcttctTCAACAGCATAAATCGCATCTCATTTTCTTCAATTCACTCGCAACCAAAGATACCAAACGCCCAAAAGATCACAACTTTACAATCTCCTATCTAATCGCCGAATGCGGATTCTCCCCCGAGACCGCCGCGCTTTTGTCACAAAAGGTTCAATTCAAAACCCCTGAAAAGCCAAACGCGGTCTTAGCCCTCCTCAGACAATATGGATTCTCCGATACGCAGATCGCTAAGTTCATTCAGAAGCGACCGTTGTTCCTCCTCACTGATGCGGAAAAGATCATTAAGCCCAAGCTCATGTTTTTCTCCTCCATTGGGATTCCACGCGTTCTCCTCCCAAAACTTGTGATTGAGAACCAAAACCTGTTAGCGAGGAGCTTGGAGAAGTGCCTCATTCCGCGCTATGAGGTCCTGAAGAGTGTTGTTCGAAGTGAGCAAGAAATTGTTTGTTCATTGAAGCGCGGTGCAATGGCTTTTGTGTTGTGTGATGTGATGAAGAATTTGATTCCCAACACAAAGGTTTTGAGAGATTTGGGTGTGCCTCAGAGTTCAATCTCACTGTTGGTTATGTTTCACCCGAGCGAGGCGTTTATGAATCATGAGAGGTTTGCTAAATGTGTGAAGTTGGCAAAGGAAATGGGGTTTGATCCTAACAAGTGCAATTTCATCAGTGCTGTACATGTGCTCTCGCATATGGATTGCGCGAAGATGGACCGAAAAATGAAGTCTTTGGAGAAATGGGGTTGGTCAAAAGAGGTGTCCCTTTCGTCGTTTAGAAAGTTCCCTACTTTCATGTCATATTCGCCGGAAAGGATCGGGCGAGCGATGAGATTCTTGGTGGAGGATATGGGTTGGTCTTCCGAGGACATTGCGAGGTTCCCCACAACTCTAGGATACAGCTTGGAGAAGAGGGTTATCCCTAGATGCCATGTGATTAAGGTCTTGAAATCGAAACGACTCGTCAAAGATCAGTTATGCTTGGCAACATTCATGTGTATGAAGGAGGAAGAGTTTTTGGAGGACTTTGTGACTAAGTATCTGGATCAGGTGCCTCTTCTACCTAAGGTATATCAAGGTTTGGTTGATTATAAGGATTTACTTTAG